A window of Zingiber officinale cultivar Zhangliang chromosome 5A, Zo_v1.1, whole genome shotgun sequence contains these coding sequences:
- the LOC121979817 gene encoding T-complex protein 1 subunit eta-like → MSMDNEYRIQPQIILLKEGTDTSQGKAQVVSNINACTAVADVVCTTLGPRGMDKLIYDDKGNTTISNDGATIMKLLDIVHPAAKILVDIAKSQDSEVGDGTTTVVLLYGEFLKEAKPFIEDGAINKIKDLAVSIEGKSLEEKKSLLAKCAVTTLSSKLIGGEKEFFANMVVEAVLAIGNDDRLNLIGIKKKAILKTGQPINPSCLFLAMKGFPSERTTAWTPLRKNIMAAVVIAFLTLPNVDVKLLLIY, encoded by the exons ATGtcgatggacaatgagtataggata CAACCCCAGATCATACTGTTGAAGGAAGGGACGGACACCTCACAGGGGAAGGCGCAGGTTGTGAGCAACATCAATGCTTGCACCGCCGTGGCGGACGTGGTTTGCACGACTCTGGGTCCACGTGGAATGGACAAACTCATCTACGATGATAAGGGGAATACCACCATATCCAATGATGGCGCCACCATCATGAAGCTGCTTGATATTGTCCATCCTGCCGCCAAGATTCTCGTTGACATCGCCAAGTCTCAAGACTCTGAG GTTGGTGATGGGACAACAACAGTGGTGCTTTTGTATGGTGAGTTCCTAAAGGAGGCAAAACCTTTTATTGAAGATGGA GCCATCAACAAAATTAAAGATCTTGCCGTAAGCATAGAGGGAAAAAGTCTTGAAGAGAAGAAATCCTTGTTGGCTAAATGTGCAGTTACTACACTTTCTTCAAAGTTAATTGGTGGTGAGAAGGAGTTTTTTGCAAACATGGTTGTGGAGGCTGTCCTTGCAATTGGCAATGATGATAGGCTTAATTTGATTGGGATAAAAAAG AAAGCTATACTAAAAACAGGGCAACCTATTAATCCTTCATGTCTTTTTCTTGCTATGAAGGGCTTCCCCTCTGAACGTACTACAGCATGGACTCCATTAAGGAAAAATATTATGGCAGCAG TGGTTATTGCCTTCTTGACTTTGCCAAATGTAGATGTCAAGCTGCTTCTAATTTATTGA